A window of Candidatus Hydrogenedentota bacterium genomic DNA:
TGCTGCATTTCCTCGAACATCATGAGGTCCGCGTCCGGCGCCCACTGAACCAGGTTGATTCCGTCCACGCGGCGCTTGTTGAACGCGTCAAGCGTGGCCATCGCCCCGAGGTTCGCCACGGTGTAGAAACCGGTGTCGCGTCCCTGGTCGCGCAGCACGGCGCCGCCCACGCCTTTCAACCGCGCGAAGAGGGCCGCGATACTGTCGCACCAGAACCGTTGTGTCTCGACCCAGAGCAGCATCTCGCGGGGCGCGCCGCAGCAGCGGCGGGGGATGTCCGCGGAACCGAATCGTTCCATGAGCGTAGCGGCCAGTTCCGGGGACTCAAGGTACGCCCGAAACTGCCGCCGCAGCACGGTCTGGGAAAAAGCCTCGCGCGCGCCCTCGGGAATGGCCGATGCGGCGACTCCGCCGAAGCAGCGGCGAAGATACGCATCAAAACCGGCGCTCGGGGGGTATTCGGCGGCTGAATGCTGCATGTAGCAACGCAGCAGCCGCCAGTCCTCGTCCAGCGCGAGACCATCGGGCGTCTTGCGGTCGAGCGTGTCCGCCAAGTTCTCGGAATCCCAGCGGCTTTCGAGGAAACGCGGGAAACCTTCGAGGATGCACGTCTCGAAATCGCGGTAGACCGTCGAGAGATTGAGTGCGCGGTGGTCGTCCGTCCCGAAGCAGGTGCGGAGGGCGTCGCGGCCATACTTCCGCAGCAGGTAGATATCGAATTTTTCCTCGCAGTGCGGGCAATAGCAGTAGAGCGTGTTCACGTCGAAGAACATGCCGTCATAACCGGCTGATGCGAGCTGGCGCACCACCAGGTCGAGGTAGTCTGACCAGCCGGGATGGTTCACGCAGGGCTCGTAGTGCAGGATGCCCGGCGGGCCGCCGCCCAGTTGGTTTGGCCCGCGCACCTGCGACCAGAGTGCCGGGTCCGCGGCGGGTTTGGGCCCCAGGCCGAAAGACCGGTAGGCATCCCAGTGGTCGTAGAAGTTGAAGAACCCGGTGCGCTCGTCGGGCCGCCCGAAAAAGGCCATGGTGTAAACGTAAGGAATGAAGGTTGTTACGCCCGCTTCATGCATCTTGACGACGAGACCCTGCACCCGCTCGGCTTCGCGCGGCACCTCTTCCGGCGGCAGGATGTCGTTGGTCCACAGTTCGTGGCCGTACGTGGGGCCGAGATGGCCCTTGAACGGGATGTGATAGCCGATATGGAAGAGATCCGGCGGGCTCGCCGCGACATCCTCGAGGAACGAGCCGGCCTGCGGGTCCGGCAGATACCAGATGCAGTAGGTGAACGGGGGCGCGGCGGTGGCGGGCACTTGAAAGCCCTCCACGGCGGGCGCATGCTCCATGCCCGCCGCCCCCGAGACGCACAGGACGGCGGATATCAGCCGCATGACCATGATGCTTCCTCCGCGACGAACGGTGAATTCGACTTGTGGCATCCCGGCCGGAAATTCTTCCTCGTTGACAAACGGATTGCGGAAGAATGGCTTGCTGGCCTGTAAGCGCCGCCGTAACCGCGCCGCGTGCACCAGACTAACGGTCTTGTACTGCGTTTACGCGGGGTCTACGTCGAGGATCAGGTCGAAAATGACCGTGAAAAGCGCTTGGAGGAACGTGACGACCATGGCCACGAGCACTTCGGCGATAACGGACCCAAAGCTGCAATTATTGCAGTCCATACATGAACCTCCCCGTCCTTGGCCGTGGTACGCGACGGCATATTCCCCCGCGCCGCGGCTGGACTCTCGATGAAACGGGTGCGATTATACGGGGTAGTCCAATAGTTGCGCAAACGCGCTGCGCGCGGCGGCCGGGCTCACGGAGACATACCGTGAGAGCCCGGTTTCAGTGAGGAGGAAAGATATGTTGCATCCAGACACCGCGTTGCGCGCCATACTTGATGCGGCGGCGCCGCTGGCGCCGGCGGCTGTGCCGCGCGCGCAATCGCTCGGGCTCGTGCTCGCGCAGGACCTTCGGGCGGACGGGGACTATCCCGCATTTCCGCGCGCGATGATGGACGGTTTCGCCGTGCGGGTCTCGGATGCGGGCCGCGTGGTCGCCGTCGCGGGTGAGGTGGCCGCGGGGCAATCCCCGACGATGCGCATCGAGGCAGGGAGCGCCGTCGAGATTATGACGGGCGCGCCGTGCCCGGCGGGCGCGGAGGCCGTCGTGCCCAAAGAGGAGGTCACGCGCGAAGCGGGGCGGGTCACTCTGCCCGCGGTAATCGAGCCGGGCAAGCACATTGCCCCCGCAGGAAGCGAATGCGCCAAGGACCGCGTTGTTGCGCCGCGCGGCACACCCGTCACGCCGCTTGTGATAGCGAATATGGCGGCGTTTGGGTACGAGTCGGTACTGGCCGTCCCGCGGCCGCGATGCGCCGTCATCACGACTGGGTCCGAGGTGGTGATGCCCGGCGTCGCGCCGGGACCGCATCAAATCCGGAATTCAAACGGTCCGATGCTGGAGGCCTTCTTTCGCATGATGGGCATGACGGAAGTGACCGTGCTGCATGCGCTGGATACGGAGCAAGACCTGCTCGACACACTGGACGCAAGCGCCCACGCGGATATTGTGCTGCTCACGGGCGGCGTCTCTGTGGGCAAGTACGACCTTGTTCCGGGCGTTCTGGAGCGTTTTGGCGTCGAGCCCGTCTTTCACAAAGTGGCGCAGCGGCCCGGCAAGCCGACGTGGTTCGGCAGAAAGGGTCCGCGCCTGTACTTCGGACTGCCGGGGAATCCGTTGGCGTGTCATCTGGGTTTCCATCGTTATGCCGGGGCCGCCATTCGCAAGATGACGGGACGCACGCCCGAGCAGCAACCGGTTCCGGGACGGCTGATGGCCCCTGTCAAGGGGCTCCCGAAACTCACCGTGTTTCAACTCTGCCGGAGCGCCAGGGAACAGGGCGAGTGGCAGGTAACGCCGCTGCCGGGCAAGGGTTCCGCGGACCTCTACGCGCCCGCTGCCGCGAATGCGTACGTGCGCGTCGAGGCGGACTGCGCCGGCTTGGCGGCCGGAGATACCGTTGCGTTCTTTCCCATTCTGGAATGAAGGGGCGGGCGGCGATTGAGGACACGGCGGAACGTGCCTATGGCAAGTCATGACGAAGAGCCGCTCTTAGACTGCTGGGGCCTGGTCCTGGCGGGCGGGCGTTCGACGCGCTTTGGAACGGAGAAGGCCGAGGCGCTCTGGCGCGGCCGGACGCTGCTCGCGCATGTGGCGGGCCGGTTGCGCGAGGTGTGCCCGAAGGTCATCGCCGTGGTTCGCCCGGAACAGTCCGCCGAAGGCTGGCCCGTGGACGCCGTGGTTCACGACGACACGGACGCGCCGGAGGGGCCGTTGCGCGGGATTGTCGCGGGTTTGCGCGCCTGCCAGGCACCCTACGCTTTTGTCACCGCCTGCGACACGCCGTGTCTCGCGTCCGGTCTGGTGCGGCTGCTGTACAAGCGGGCGCGTCCCGACACGATCGCTGCGATGCCGGAATGGGGGGGGTATCCGCAACCGTTGACGGCTCTTTATAATACGGGTTTTACGGCGTTTCTGGCCGGGCGGCTGGCCGCGGGCGAGCGGTCGCCCCGGTGGCTGCTGGACGGGAAGGCGGGCGCCGCAGCGGGCGTTGGCGTATGCGCCATCGTGCCCGCAAGGGAACTGCGCCGCATAGACCCGGATGGGCTGAGTTTCCGGAATGTGAACACGCCGCGGGAACTCGCGGCCCTGGATGCATGGCTGGAGCGGCCCGGTCGCTAGACAAGCGCCCGGGAGACGACAGCTCGGGCCCAGGAGAAGAAACATGCTCGATGTGTCACACAAGTACCACACGCTGCGCAGCGCCGTCGCTCGCGCGACGGTCACGCTGTCGCCGGATACGGTCCGCCTGATTCACGAGCGGAAGATTCCCAAGGGCAATCCGTTTGAGGTGGCGCGCGTTGCAGCCATCCAGGCCGCAAAAGAGACGAGCCGCATCATTCCCTACTGTCACCCGGTGCCGGTGGACTTTGTCGGGGTCGAATTCGAGACCGGCGCGGACCGGGTCGATATAGCGGTGACGGTGAAAGCAATTTACAGGACCGGGGTCGAGATGGAGGCGCTGACGGGTGCGTCCGTAGCCGCGCTGACGCTCTACGACATGATGAAAATGCTCGATGACACGATGGAAATCGTGCAGGTGCGCCTGGAGAGCAAGAAAGGCGGAAAGGGCAGTTTCCGCGACGTCTTTCCGCGGCCGCCGCGGGCTGCCGTGCTGGTCATGTCCGATTCCGTGGCTGCCGGGCGGAAGGAAGACAAGTCGGGCAAGGCCATCGCGGCGCGCCTGCAGCAAGAGGGCATGGAACTGTCCGAATATCGTGTCGTGCCTGACGAACCGGACCAGATTGCGGCGCAACTGGTCCATTATGCCGATGAGCAGGGTCTCGACCTCGTGGTCACGACCGGTGGGACGGGGTTCACCCCGCGCGACCGCACCCCGGAAGCGATGGAACTCGTGATTGAACGGGAGGCCCCTGGTATTGCGGAAGTGGTGCGTGCGTTCGGCCAGGCGCGCACGCCGTTTTCGATGCTTTCGCGCGGCAGGGCTGGTGTCCGCGGCAGGACGCTCATCGTCAACCTGCCCGGGTCCTACCGCGGCGTGCTCGAATCGCTCGACGCCCTGTTTCCCGGGTTGCAGCATGCATTCAAGATGCTGGCGGGGCACGGGCATGAGGAGGGGGACAGGAAACAGGAAGCAGGGGTCGGGGAACAGGGAGCGGTGACGGGGGTTATCCATGCCATTTCGATCAGCGATGCGAAGGGCAAGCCGAAATCAAACGTGGAAAGCGCGACGCTTATCGCGGAATGGGGCATCGAAGACGATGCGCATGCCGGGCGCTGGCACCGCCAGATCAGCCTGCTTGCACTCGAAAGCATTGCCACGATGCGTGCCAAGGGGCTTGATGTCGGGCCCGGCGCGTTCGCGGAGAACATCACGACGCGGGGCGTGCCGCTGGATGAAGCACACGTCGGCGACCGTGTCCGCATTGGGGGCGCCCTTCTCGAAGTCACGCAGATCGGCAAGGTGTGCCATAACCGGTGTGCCATCTATGAGCAGGCGGGCGACTGCATCATGCCCAAGGAGGGCATCTTCGCACGCGTCCTCGAAGGCGCGGTCATCCGGCCCGACGACCCGGTGACACTTCTCGCCGGGCCGCGCGATGTCCCGCGCACGCCGAAGCAAAAGCGGCGCGCGCCCCGCAGTTCCGGCAAGAATCGCACCGGGTCCTGACAGGCGGTCGCTGTGACTCCTTGACGTCCAATACGATGATGGGTCTCGACCGGCGCAAGAAAAAGACTTGCAAAAACCGGGCGGAGAGTTTAGTATACTCAACTCAAAGGTGAATGTTGACCCGCGCGCGCTTTTGGGTGGGCGTGAACGCGGGGAGACGAGGCAGAGAACGGGTAAGTAGATGCGGGTGTCTTGTGCAGCGGGGTGTTTCTCAAGAGACTGCGTGTCGACCTGAAACGAAGGGAGGGGTCTGTGTTCATGAAACGCAGGGTGGTGACGATGCCCGGCATTATTTGCCATCTTTCGCAATGCATTTCCCGGAGACTCCTTGCTGACCCATGCACTTTTCGCCTCTGACGCGTGTCCCCTGGCTGGCGGTGTGAAGACCGCGGGCGCGGGGGAGGCGTTGCTTCCCGTTCTGGCTGGGTGACTGTGCCCCGCGTGATTGCGGGTTGTCGGACGATAGGCGCGCGGCGAGGCCGCGCGAAGGAAGGAGACGGCACATGTTTGGTGGACAGATGCGCTCATGCGGTCTGCGGTATGCCGGGATGACGCTGGCCCTGCTCTGCGTGGCCGCGGGGGCTTGGGGGCAACGAACGCTTTCCATCCCGGATAATCTCGAATTCGGCAGTGCCGGCGAGGAATTGACGGTGCCGGTTCTGGTCAGCGACGCGTCAGGTATTATCAGCTATCGCGTGCAGGTGACGTTTCCGGCGGCGCAACTGGTGTTTTCGCGCGCTGAGAATGGCGCCATTGTCGCGGGATGGGGTGCTCCGTTCAGCAACCCCGGGCCGGGTTCCGTGGTGGTGGTGAATGCGGGGGCGTTTCCGTTATCGGGCAGTGGCGAGATGGTCCGCCTGGTTTTCACCGTGCAAGAAGGCGCGACCGGCGGTGAACTGGCTTTCGGGCCCCTGACGGAGATTAACGACGGCACCGTGACGATTACGCCCGAACCAGGCGGGTTCCAGGAAGCGGAGGGGACCTTTGCCCTGGACTCGGTCACGCCAGTGTCGGCCCATTTCTCGTTGGCTTCCGAGGTGCTGTTGGCGGGAGACTTCGATGTTTCCTACAACACCGGGTCGCTGGGGGTGTACTTCACGGCCGAGTTGGATGTGCTGGACCTCGAAAACGATACGCCGGGCCAAGTGCTGGAGGTGCAGGCGAACCAGATTCGCGCGACGACCCCGGTTCGTTCCGCGCCGGGCAACTTCAACGTCTATGTATCCGCTATCCGGGATGCCGACCCCATATCATCGAATCTGTTGCCGTTCGCGTTTACCGGTGGCGAGGGCGAAGGAGAGGGCGAAGGCGAAGGAGAGGGAGAGGGTGAGGGTGAAGGTGAAGGTGAAGGTGAGGGCGAAGGCGAAGGAGAGGGCGAGGGCGAAGGCGAAGGAGAAGGCGAAGGCGAAGGCGAGGGAGAGGGCGAAGGTGAAGGTGAAGGTGAAGGCGAGGGAGAGGGTGAGGGTGAGCCGCCCACGGCGCCGGGTATCCAATTGGACTATGGGGCGGGTTCGCCGGAGGCGGTGCCGACGACACGAGACCTGGTCTGCAACGTAACGACGCCCGCCGTCGTGGCGCCCGGCCGTACGGCCCAGTATGAATATACATGGACAAGCCGGATTGGCGGCGCCGCGGGCACCGTGGTTCGGACGGTCGTTCATGGCCCCACGCCTGCGCTCAGCGATGTCTTGGATGATTCTGAAACGAATAAAGGCGAGGCATGGCGGTGTTCCGTGCGCGCTTTTGACGGCG
This region includes:
- a CDS encoding beta-galactosidase trimerization domain-containing protein, with translation MRLISAVLCVSGAAGMEHAPAVEGFQVPATAAPPFTYCIWYLPDPQAGSFLEDVAASPPDLFHIGYHIPFKGHLGPTYGHELWTNDILPPEEVPREAERVQGLVVKMHEAGVTTFIPYVYTMAFFGRPDERTGFFNFYDHWDAYRSFGLGPKPAADPALWSQVRGPNQLGGGPPGILHYEPCVNHPGWSDYLDLVVRQLASAGYDGMFFDVNTLYCYCPHCEEKFDIYLLRKYGRDALRTCFGTDDHRALNLSTVYRDFETCILEGFPRFLESRWDSENLADTLDRKTPDGLALDEDWRLLRCYMQHSAAEYPPSAGFDAYLRRCFGGVAASAIPEGAREAFSQTVLRRQFRAYLESPELAATLMERFGSADIPRRCCGAPREMLLWVETQRFWCDSIAALFARLKGVGGAVLRDQGRDTGFYTVANLGAMATLDAFNKRRVDGINLVQWAPDADLMMFEEMQQPGVLENGVILSNALAFRWAMGAGTRGGTLLYKVADDTAADLANAEAAAGGGGAFLQSGLDAPESRKRWKRFFAEHAGLWRGGVSCARMALLFYSDQVFYEHPEHLALVHRLSRVFGEAQIPYDIVTERDSRDLRDYETVFAPALRYLSGDQIARLLAFAESGGRLVAVGPLGTEDVHARPRDPAPLDALGVASGFQAAPHGSGAILRLADADVPARASDFWCLMEERSLDIEKTRDCLVEARAKDLETGADLGAGFVARLEQALGLRLRWCPAETSPCVYLHAYRVPQQDGKPPRIVVHALNYNVPVLSDTPADGNSNGGWNIRTHAGEPLRAEQVAITVPLPDGYQVSSVETRSPVDTAEPVSFLPTSRSVTVTIPALRLYQAIIINPV
- a CDS encoding molybdopterin molybdotransferase MoeA; this encodes MLHPDTALRAILDAAAPLAPAAVPRAQSLGLVLAQDLRADGDYPAFPRAMMDGFAVRVSDAGRVVAVAGEVAAGQSPTMRIEAGSAVEIMTGAPCPAGAEAVVPKEEVTREAGRVTLPAVIEPGKHIAPAGSECAKDRVVAPRGTPVTPLVIANMAAFGYESVLAVPRPRCAVITTGSEVVMPGVAPGPHQIRNSNGPMLEAFFRMMGMTEVTVLHALDTEQDLLDTLDASAHADIVLLTGGVSVGKYDLVPGVLERFGVEPVFHKVAQRPGKPTWFGRKGPRLYFGLPGNPLACHLGFHRYAGAAIRKMTGRTPEQQPVPGRLMAPVKGLPKLTVFQLCRSAREQGEWQVTPLPGKGSADLYAPAAANAYVRVEADCAGLAAGDTVAFFPILE
- a CDS encoding molybdenum cofactor guanylyltransferase, encoding MASHDEEPLLDCWGLVLAGGRSTRFGTEKAEALWRGRTLLAHVAGRLREVCPKVIAVVRPEQSAEGWPVDAVVHDDTDAPEGPLRGIVAGLRACQAPYAFVTACDTPCLASGLVRLLYKRARPDTIAAMPEWGGYPQPLTALYNTGFTAFLAGRLAAGERSPRWLLDGKAGAAAGVGVCAIVPARELRRIDPDGLSFRNVNTPRELAALDAWLERPGR
- the moaCB gene encoding bifunctional molybdenum cofactor biosynthesis protein MoaC/MoaB, whose product is MLDVSHKYHTLRSAVARATVTLSPDTVRLIHERKIPKGNPFEVARVAAIQAAKETSRIIPYCHPVPVDFVGVEFETGADRVDIAVTVKAIYRTGVEMEALTGASVAALTLYDMMKMLDDTMEIVQVRLESKKGGKGSFRDVFPRPPRAAVLVMSDSVAAGRKEDKSGKAIAARLQQEGMELSEYRVVPDEPDQIAAQLVHYADEQGLDLVVTTGGTGFTPRDRTPEAMELVIEREAPGIAEVVRAFGQARTPFSMLSRGRAGVRGRTLIVNLPGSYRGVLESLDALFPGLQHAFKMLAGHGHEEGDRKQEAGVGEQGAVTGVIHAISISDAKGKPKSNVESATLIAEWGIEDDAHAGRWHRQISLLALESIATMRAKGLDVGPGAFAENITTRGVPLDEAHVGDRVRIGGALLEVTQIGKVCHNRCAIYEQAGDCIMPKEGIFARVLEGAVIRPDDPVTLLAGPRDVPRTPKQKRRAPRSSGKNRTGS